The Paenibacillus sp. FSL R7-0204 genome includes a region encoding these proteins:
- a CDS encoding ABC transporter permease, whose product MLAEGKIYCKYLRMHLLSGMEYKGWWLMLIQVLTVVISDPIATVLLFSRFGNIGEWTVAHIILVYSLAVASFGLAESVCRGFDYFPWHLLRSGDFDRLLLRPRSLFVQVAASRFHLHRLVRPFTGICAAGWALGQLGVPLTPGRLGVLAMALAGGCLMYCGVFVLTSGLAFFTIKGLDWIFLLTNASYQITRCPEPYLPRMLKSVFSFVLPMLFISFYPAATVCGWDYPRWLGFLSLPSGAAFLGVSLLVWRIGVRHYKSTGS is encoded by the coding sequence ATGCTTGCTGAAGGTAAAATTTATTGCAAATACTTGCGGATGCATCTGCTGTCCGGCATGGAATATAAGGGCTGGTGGCTGATGCTGATTCAGGTGCTTACTGTGGTGATCTCCGATCCCATAGCCACCGTCCTGCTGTTCTCCCGCTTTGGCAATATCGGCGAATGGACCGTCGCCCATATCATTCTGGTGTACTCGCTGGCGGTGGCTTCCTTCGGACTTGCCGAGAGCGTATGCCGCGGCTTTGATTATTTCCCGTGGCATCTGCTGCGCTCCGGCGATTTCGACCGGCTGCTGCTCCGCCCGCGGTCCCTGTTCGTGCAGGTCGCCGCTTCCAGATTCCATCTGCACCGGCTGGTCCGGCCGTTTACAGGGATCTGTGCTGCGGGCTGGGCGCTGGGACAGCTCGGCGTTCCCTTGACGCCCGGCAGACTCGGCGTTCTGGCGATGGCGCTGGCCGGAGGCTGTCTGATGTACTGCGGAGTGTTCGTGCTAACCTCAGGTCTTGCTTTTTTCACTATCAAAGGGCTGGACTGGATCTTTCTGCTGACCAACGCCAGCTACCAGATTACCCGCTGCCCAGAGCCCTATTTGCCGCGAATGCTAAAATCCGTGTTCAGCTTTGTGCTCCCAATGCTGTTCATCAGCTTCTATCCGGCGGCCACCGTCTGCGGCTGGGATTATCCCCGCTGGCTGGGCTTCCTCTCGCTTCCCTCTGGAGCTGCCTTCCTCGGAGTGTCTCTGCTGGTATGGCGCATAGGCGTGAGGCATTACAAAAGCACGGGGAGCTGA
- a CDS encoding IS3 family transposase (programmed frameshift), translating to MGNLNRTLFTEDSIRRLEKNPNVQRVSETNISYTAEFKLSAVKAYNEGTPPSEIFLRAGFDLDLIGSKKPKHSLKRWRDSFAKYGELGLLEERRGKGSAGRKPASPLSADEELKRAKAKIKLLEAEVGLSKKARSARTEQRKTLTPSERYEIIYHTLRAHGLNRMTRYLCEVAAVSTSGYYRWLGSEQRRQLRTADDERDLVLIKQHFDALQGRAGALVIKMRLEHLSGVTMNHKKIRRLMRKFNLVAAIRQANPYRKMAKATQEHQTCANLLKRQFDQKEPEKVFLTDITYLRYGNGQWAYLSCVKDGATRQILADCVAGTLELPLVEKTIRRLLERLDGNLHPEAIFHSDQGMHYTHPKTRLQMEQAGFQQSMSRKGNCWDNASMESFFGHMKDEMSVRDCQNLTEVRARVSEYIAYYNSERYQWTLKKMTPDEFRSHLLAS from the exons GTGGGAAACTTAAATCGAACCCTATTTACGGAAGATAGCATCAGAAGATTAGAGAAGAATCCAAATGTTCAGCGAGTATCCGAGACGAATATTTCGTATACTGCTGAGTTTAAGTTGTCGGCAGTGAAGGCCTACAACGAGGGGACACCCCCGTCAGAAATATTTCTTAGGGCGGGCTTTGACCTGGATCTCATCGGTTCTAAAAAACCAAAGCATAGTTTGAAACGCTGGAGAGATAGCTTTGCTAAATATGGTGAACTTGGACTACTGGAAGAACGGCGTGGCAAAGGCAGCGCTGGGCGAAAGCCTGCAAGTCCCTTGTCTGCTGACGAAGAACTGAAGCGCGCAAAGGCGAAGATCAAATTACTAGAAGCTGAGGTCG GACTTTCTAAAAAAGCTCGAAGCGCTCGAACGGAACAAAGGAAGACCTTAACCCCTTCGGAGCGCTACGAGATCATTTATCACACCCTGAGAGCCCATGGACTCAACCGCATGACGCGTTATCTCTGTGAAGTCGCCGCCGTGAGCACCAGTGGCTATTACAGATGGCTGGGCTCCGAGCAAAGACGCCAACTTCGTACAGCCGACGACGAGCGTGACCTTGTTCTCATTAAGCAACACTTCGACGCCTTACAAGGAAGAGCTGGCGCTTTGGTGATTAAGATGCGTTTGGAGCATCTCAGCGGGGTCACCATGAACCACAAGAAGATTCGCCGATTAATGCGTAAGTTTAACCTTGTCGCGGCCATACGGCAAGCGAACCCGTACCGTAAGATGGCAAAGGCTACGCAGGAGCATCAGACCTGTGCCAATTTACTGAAACGCCAATTTGACCAGAAAGAGCCGGAGAAAGTCTTTCTAACCGATATCACGTACCTGCGGTACGGAAACGGACAGTGGGCTTATCTATCGTGCGTAAAAGATGGAGCAACAAGACAAATTCTTGCCGACTGTGTAGCAGGGACACTAGAGTTACCACTCGTTGAAAAGACCATTCGGCGCCTGCTGGAACGGCTGGATGGAAACCTTCATCCAGAAGCCATTTTCCACTCCGATCAGGGCATGCACTACACGCATCCTAAAACTCGTCTCCAAATGGAGCAGGCAGGTTTTCAACAGTCCATGTCCCGTAAAGGGAACTGTTGGGACAATGCATCAATGGAGTCATTCTTTGGGCACATGAAAGATGAAATGAGCGTTCGAGATTGTCAGAATCTTACGGAAGTCAGGGCTCGTGTTTCGGAATATATTGCCTACTATAACTCCGAGCGATACCAATGGACATTAAAAAAGATGACTCCTGACGAATTCAGAAGTCATCTCCTTGCGAGCTAG